The following are encoded in a window of uncultured Flavobacterium sp. genomic DNA:
- the pgl gene encoding 6-phosphogluconolactonase: MIQIYNNTEEINITAADLFVQSAQKAIAEKGKFTAVLTGGSSPAGIYKLLASDAYKTKIDWSKVFIFWGDERWVPLNDDLSNAKMSYGALLSHVPIPKTNIFEMYKDGVTPEDYAITYEQSIRKILGDDGKFDLILLGMGDDGHTASLFPGQTVLKEQKKWVSAYYLEPQKMHRITLTAPLINNAEKIIVVAFGEKKAPALKEVTTGTYNPETYPMQLIKPVSGELLFLIDKSAAGTN, encoded by the coding sequence ATGATACAGATATACAATAATACAGAAGAAATTAATATCACGGCCGCAGATCTTTTTGTACAATCGGCACAGAAAGCAATCGCTGAAAAAGGCAAATTTACAGCCGTACTTACAGGAGGTTCATCTCCTGCCGGGATTTACAAATTATTGGCTTCTGATGCTTACAAAACTAAAATAGACTGGAGTAAAGTTTTTATTTTCTGGGGAGACGAACGCTGGGTACCTCTTAATGATGACCTTAGCAATGCAAAAATGTCTTATGGTGCATTACTAAGCCATGTTCCTATTCCGAAAACTAATATATTCGAAATGTATAAAGATGGTGTTACACCAGAAGATTATGCAATTACCTACGAACAGTCTATTAGAAAAATCCTGGGAGATGACGGAAAATTTGATCTTATCTTATTAGGAATGGGCGATGACGGACATACAGCTTCACTTTTTCCTGGTCAGACAGTATTAAAGGAACAAAAAAAATGGGTTTCTGCCTATTATCTGGAACCTCAAAAAATGCACCGTATTACACTTACAGCGCCATTAATAAACAATGCCGAAAAAATCATCGTAGTTGCTTTTGGAGAGAAAAAAGCACCTGCACTAAAAGAAGTAACAACCGGAACATACAATCCTGAAACTTACCCAATGCAGTTGATTAAACCAGTTTCCGGAGAATTATTATTTTTGATAGACAAAAGTGCTGCCGGAACGAATTAA
- a CDS encoding FGGY-family carbohydrate kinase yields MNEQYFISIDNGSQSTKVYIINSKGEIIHSEIEPLKPMMFRKTGYVEHPDDDLWDSIKVALIRLMKNFKGDVNLIKGVGLCTIRCCRVFMKKDGNLAAPVMSWMDVRAYETFEDSEEIAYTCPTTGYITHRLTGELKDTAANAFQWQFPVDMETWNWSEDKAVLDNFKIPNEKLLKLQMPGTVLGTVIKAAAQETGLPEGLPVVATANDKAVEALGAGLIDSSRGLFSLGTYITSMVVGNENRPAHDNYFTNLSCIPNRYLFESGGVRRGMWLISWFRDLIGEELNIKAKEKGVSPEQILEEEALKVPIGSDGLMIVPDWLAPAYQSYRKGVMIGFNGQQGRGHIYRAILEGIAFTLNNHYQLMNETLGHNPEKIIISGGGANSNLFMQIFADISGTPVIRNEMSGSAALGAAICTAVATGCYSDFETAVKLMVKEKDEFLPNLETHKKYKQINDKVYHKLPLLLENVLKEMQSLEVE; encoded by the coding sequence ATGAACGAGCAATATTTTATTTCAATCGATAACGGGTCTCAAAGTACAAAAGTATATATCATTAACTCAAAAGGTGAGATAATACATTCTGAAATTGAGCCTCTTAAACCTATGATGTTTAGGAAAACCGGATATGTAGAGCATCCTGATGATGATTTGTGGGATAGTATAAAAGTAGCTCTGATCAGGTTAATGAAAAACTTTAAAGGTGATGTAAACCTTATAAAAGGGGTAGGACTTTGTACGATTCGTTGTTGCAGGGTATTCATGAAAAAGGACGGTAATTTGGCTGCTCCCGTAATGAGTTGGATGGATGTAAGAGCGTATGAAACTTTTGAAGATTCAGAAGAAATTGCATACACGTGTCCTACAACGGGATATATCACGCATCGTCTTACAGGAGAATTAAAAGATACGGCGGCGAATGCTTTTCAGTGGCAATTTCCTGTCGATATGGAAACCTGGAACTGGTCTGAAGATAAAGCTGTGCTTGACAATTTTAAAATTCCAAATGAGAAATTGCTAAAATTACAAATGCCCGGAACTGTTTTAGGAACTGTAATCAAAGCTGCTGCTCAGGAAACCGGTTTGCCGGAAGGATTACCTGTAGTAGCCACAGCAAATGATAAAGCGGTGGAAGCCTTGGGAGCAGGATTAATAGATTCATCCAGAGGATTATTTTCTTTAGGAACGTACATCACATCTATGGTTGTGGGGAACGAAAACAGGCCTGCTCATGATAATTACTTTACCAACTTATCCTGTATACCAAATCGTTATTTATTCGAAAGTGGTGGAGTAAGAAGAGGAATGTGGTTGATTTCATGGTTTAGGGATCTTATTGGTGAAGAATTAAATATCAAAGCAAAAGAAAAAGGAGTTTCACCGGAACAAATTTTAGAAGAAGAAGCTTTGAAAGTTCCTATAGGATCAGACGGTTTAATGATCGTTCCGGATTGGCTCGCGCCGGCATATCAGTCCTACCGAAAAGGTGTGATGATTGGTTTTAATGGACAACAAGGTCGCGGGCATATTTATCGTGCCATTTTAGAAGGAATTGCATTTACACTGAACAATCATTATCAGTTAATGAATGAAACGTTAGGTCATAATCCTGAAAAAATTATCATATCAGGCGGAGGTGCTAATAGTAATTTATTTATGCAGATTTTTGCAGACATAAGCGGAACTCCTGTTATTCGAAATGAAATGAGCGGTTCGGCTGCTTTAGGAGCTGCGATTTGTACAGCAGTTGCAACAGGATGTTACTCTGATTTTGAAACTGCAGTGAAACTGATGGTAAAAGAAAAAGATGAGTTTCTCCCTAATTTAGAAACTCATAAAAAGTATAAACAAATCAATGATAAAGTTTATCATAAATTGCCTCTGTTATTAGAAAACGTATTAAAAGAAATGCAGAGTTTAGAAGTAGAATAA
- a CDS encoding SDR family oxidoreductase, producing MNITDFNMGYFSLKGKNAIVTGGNTGLGQAFSLALAKAGANIFMPNIMPDDADFNRLIENEGGKAVYMEADITKDGIPKKIVEECVEKLGSVDILVNCAGICLIADVLNFGRKEWDPMVSINLTAAFEMSAEVTKFFIPQKSGKIINICSLFSFLGGQWSPAYAATKHGLAGLTKAYCDELAQYNVQVNGIAPGYFKTKVAQASIENPERNKWIVDHTPEGRWGDVADLMGTTVFLASQASHFVNGHILSVDGGFLTR from the coding sequence ATGAATATCACAGACTTTAATATGGGTTATTTTTCTCTTAAAGGAAAAAACGCAATTGTAACAGGAGGAAATACAGGATTAGGACAGGCTTTTTCTTTAGCTTTAGCAAAAGCTGGCGCTAATATTTTTATGCCAAATATTATGCCGGACGATGCTGATTTCAATCGATTGATAGAGAATGAAGGCGGGAAAGCGGTGTATATGGAAGCAGATATTACCAAAGACGGAATACCAAAAAAAATTGTAGAAGAATGTGTAGAAAAATTAGGATCAGTAGACATCTTAGTTAACTGTGCGGGAATTTGCTTAATTGCTGACGTTTTGAATTTTGGAAGAAAAGAGTGGGACCCGATGGTAAGCATCAATTTAACGGCTGCTTTTGAAATGTCGGCTGAAGTTACTAAGTTTTTTATTCCTCAAAAAAGTGGAAAAATCATTAATATTTGCTCCCTGTTTTCTTTCTTAGGCGGACAATGGTCTCCGGCGTATGCTGCTACTAAACACGGATTAGCAGGTTTAACTAAAGCATATTGTGATGAATTAGCACAATACAATGTGCAGGTTAACGGAATTGCTCCCGGTTATTTTAAAACAAAAGTGGCTCAGGCATCTATAGAAAACCCGGAACGTAACAAATGGATTGTAGATCATACTCCTGAAGGTCGTTGGGGAGATGTGGCCGATTTAATGGGAACTACGGTATTCCTGGCAAGTCAGGCTTCTCACTTTGTAAACGGACATATTTTATCCGTTGATGGCGGATTTTTAACGAGATAA
- a CDS encoding MFS transporter — translation MKRYIQFILIVLAAGAIYPLIYLRTNYQETILSVFKIGLDDLNIIYTVLGFIFILGYFPSGILSDKFSAKYLLVFSLLGTAVGGFWFAQIPEYTSVIGIFCLWGVFSVFTFWGAHMKLVKLLSTPEDEGRFFGFLDGGRGIVEAILASVALLIFSHVLEKGETLENKTEALKYVIYMYSSVLLVVGILIALFVEKEVVKSDKNELTVVKDTQEEEKGFDFKDVNSVIKNKFVYLMGAIIFCSYAVTWVVYYYGGFMEKNLKITPVTVNTIMVIVLWMRPIGGILGGFLADKFGKSLTLVSALCGAVLTLFGVALLPAETTSFNIYYILIILGGTFVYAIRGTYWSLLGDSRIDNKIMGTAVGFISLLGYLPDIFIPYFSTVVFNKFGAEGGYNAYFIISAILGIAAVCFVTIFKQQTQKK, via the coding sequence ATGAAAAGATATATTCAATTTATCCTCATAGTATTGGCTGCCGGAGCAATTTATCCACTGATTTATTTAAGGACAAATTATCAGGAAACCATTTTGTCTGTTTTTAAAATTGGTTTAGATGATCTTAATATAATCTATACCGTATTGGGCTTTATATTCATATTAGGGTATTTCCCGAGTGGTATATTAAGTGATAAATTTTCTGCAAAATATCTACTGGTTTTTTCTTTGTTAGGTACAGCAGTCGGCGGATTTTGGTTTGCTCAGATTCCTGAATATACTTCAGTTATAGGTATATTTTGTTTATGGGGAGTTTTCTCTGTATTTACGTTCTGGGGAGCACACATGAAGCTGGTCAAGTTATTGTCTACTCCGGAAGATGAGGGACGTTTCTTTGGGTTTCTTGATGGTGGAAGAGGTATTGTAGAAGCTATATTAGCGAGTGTAGCGTTGCTTATTTTTTCACATGTTTTAGAAAAAGGAGAAACGCTGGAAAATAAAACTGAGGCACTAAAATATGTTATTTATATGTATTCTAGCGTGTTACTTGTTGTTGGAATTCTCATCGCTTTGTTTGTGGAAAAGGAAGTAGTTAAATCAGATAAAAATGAATTAACAGTCGTAAAAGACACGCAAGAAGAAGAAAAAGGCTTTGATTTTAAAGACGTGAATTCTGTTATCAAAAACAAGTTTGTGTATCTCATGGGAGCCATTATTTTTTGTTCCTACGCAGTAACTTGGGTAGTGTATTATTACGGTGGTTTTATGGAAAAAAACCTTAAAATCACTCCCGTTACGGTAAATACTATTATGGTAATTGTATTATGGATGAGACCTATTGGTGGAATCTTAGGCGGTTTTTTAGCAGATAAATTTGGAAAGAGTCTAACACTGGTTTCTGCTTTATGCGGAGCTGTTCTTACTTTATTCGGAGTTGCTTTACTTCCGGCAGAAACAACAAGTTTTAATATCTATTACATTTTAATAATACTAGGAGGAACATTTGTTTATGCCATTCGTGGTACGTATTGGTCATTATTGGGAGACAGTAGGATAGATAATAAAATAATGGGAACTGCGGTAGGTTTTATTTCTCTTTTAGGATACTTGCCGGACATTTTTATACCGTATTTCAGTACAGTGGTTTTTAACAAATTTGGTGCAGAAGGAGGATACAACGCCTACTTTATAATAAGCGCAATCCTTGGAATAGCGGCAGTTTGCTTTGTGACTATTTTTAAACAACAAACTCAAAAAAAATAA